From Pedobacter aquae:
TGTCTTCGGGATTAATTTTTGGATGGTTTGCTCATCTAAATGGTCATAATGATCATGTGTGATGATTAAAATATCAATTTCAGGGAAATCAGCAGCGCTATAATCATAGCTATACTTGAATGGTTTTCCAAAAAGTGGGATAGGAGAAGCTCTGTTAAAAACAGGGTCAACCAAAATGGTTTTTCCATCAATTAACATTAAATAAGAAGAATGCCCAAACCAAATGATTAAGGGTTCATCAGATTTAAGGTTTTTTAAATCGGTTTTAACAACCTGAATTGGCTGCTTAGGCTCTGTTTCTTCTTTGTTAAAAATAAACTCTTGTAAAACTTTAAAAAAAGACGATTCTGGCAAGCTTACCGTGGTTGGCGAAAGGTTTTGGAAGCTTCCGTCTTTGTAATTGGGTGAAGCTTCTATTCTTTTAACTTGTGTTTCATTTGGTGAACCACCAAAAACCGCCGACTGTAAAAATAAGTAAGTTACAATTGCTAGTACAGCAATAAAAACTAAGAAGTACAGCATCATTTTTTTAAATACCCGCATCGTTAGAAACTCCTTTAGCTATACTTTCTGCCCAATCTTGCTCGCCCTTACCTTGCGCTATTGCGCTAAGTAAGCGGTTATAAACCAAGTTAAGTAATGGGGCAGGCATTTCTGCATCTAATGCCATTTTTGAGGCTAAGCGGGCATCCTTAAAACCCAGTGTAGATTTAAAGCCAACCGGTTGGTAATTGTTGTTGGCAATTAAAGTTCCGTAGTTTTTATAAATAGGGGCATTAAAAACAGTATTTCCGAAGAAATCAGCTACCTGCTTACGGTCTAAACCATTTTTTTCTGCTAGGGTAAATGCTTCCGCCATGGTTTCCATAGAAGCCATAATCATGAAATTGCCAGTAAGTTTAAGCACATTGGCTGCTTTAACATCTTCGCCAAAATCATAAACAGCTTGTCCAACTTGTTCTAATAAAGGCTTTGCCAATTGTTTAGCCTCATCTTGTCCTGATAAACAAATAAATAATTTTGCTTCTGCGGCAGCGGTTGGTCTGCCAAAAACAGGGCTACTTAAGTAAATAGAACCATTTTTATGGTGTATATCATTTAAGATGGCAGATGTTTCTGGCGCTATGGTACTCATACTGATGTGTATAGCACCCTTTTTTAAGGCTAAGATAAAACCGTTTTCGCCTGTACAGATTTGGTTTAAAGCGTTATCATCTGCAAGCATGGTAAAAACAAAATCTTTATCAGCAACAGCTTCTGCGGGGCTGTTTGCTAGGAAGTAATTTCCTGTAAGTTGTTGTGCTTTTACGGCAGATCGGTTGTAGATACTTACTTCATGCCCGGCATTGATGAGGTTTTGTGCTATGGGAATACCCATATTTCCTAAACCAAGGAAAGCTATTTTTTTTGTCATTTTAACTGATATAATCTCTGTCTTCATCACTTAAACCTTTTTTATCATGATGATTTAAGTAGTCTTCATTGGGGTTATTTACTTCAAATGGAATATCTTTTGCAATTTCTGTGGCTAAAGGTGCTTTCTTTTTTGGTCTGGCAATAATTAATCCCACAATAAAACCAAAAACAGTTACAATAAGCATCATGAGGAGTTTAGAAATATAAATTTCTTTCCAGAGGATGGTAAACAATACCTCATCGGTGTTTTGCATAAAAACAACGGTAATGAAGACCGATAGTATAATAATTGTTAATGTTTTGAAGCTCATATCAATAATTTAAAATCAAACCAAATTCGAATATCGGTTTTTTGTTGATGCTTTCTTCAGCAGGCATAATAATTTTTGTCCCGAAATCTACATTGGGCAGGTAAAATCTCAGGATATTCAAATCCGTTCTCAACTCTGCACCATAAGACCTCAGCCCATTTCCTTTTCCTATGTTTTCAAAATCAGTAAAAATACCACCTTTAAAACGTTTGATATAAGCAAGCGGTCCAACTTCCCAATCGGGGTAAGCAATAGGGAAACGGTAATCAAGCAAGAAAGAATTATGCAACCTGTCTAGTGCAGGTAAATTAAGAAAGCCGCTTGCTCTAGCAATATCAGTATTAAACCTATAAACACCGCTGTTGCTTTGCCAGTTAAAGTTAAGCTGTAAGCTGTGGTTGCTAAACAAGCCGGGTGTATTCACAAAAGTTTTTAAAATGAGGTTGCTGCCATCAAAATTACTGTCAAAGGGTAAATGCTCATACAAAATATTGAAGTTTAACAGCCAAGGCGTAGCTAAATCTCTCTCGCTTCTTAAAGTCCCTAAGCCCATAAAAAATTGGTATTTCATAGGGAAGCTTATTTGCATAGGGAAATTATTGGGTTGTAAACTTAAATTGTATCTGCTGGTATAACCGCTACTGATGTTAAAGCCTGTAGAAAAACCTTTGTTTAGCCAATTGGTAGCAAAAGGAATAGTGATGCCAAAATTACTTACATGTTCTCTCCAGGTGAAAGGTACCACAGTTTCTCCGTTGGGTCTAATCAATCTTACAGAACTAAATCTTCCACGGTTTTCATAATCGGCAGTAAAAATAGGGTAGTATTTTTTAAAGCTTACCGTAGCTCGGTATTCGCTGTTTCTTAATCCAAAATTATAAGCATATCCTACGGTTGATGAAAAAGTATTGAGCTTGTTGTCTGATGCCAAATCAAAACCAATTACGTATTGATTGTCTATTTCGCTTTCTGTATTTGTAGGTCTTAAACTGTGGAAATAAAACAAGTGAGCTGCTTCTTTATAGGGTTTAATTGGATATTCCTTTTCAGGGATGTCTTGAAAAACGTTACAAGTGTTTTCCTGCGATATAAGCGGTTTAAAATATTGAAGGAAGTTATCGGGCTCTTTGTCCCTTAAAGTTGATTTAGCGCTATTTAAATCAATGGATACGATGCGATGGCCGGTATGTTGGTAATCGCTAAAATATAATTTTTGATTTTTAGGGTCATAAGAAGGTTGGTAAGCACCAAATTGCGCATCGCTAATTCTGCTTATTGCTTTTGTGCTCAAATCAAAACTGTAGATATTATCTGTACCGTTAAAGTGCGCTTTAAAAAGAATTTGCTGTTTGGCAAACGTAGGTCTAGATATTAATTGCCTTACCGGAGCAAATAATTTTTCTATAGCGCCATTTTCTAAATCATAAACCAATAAGGTTTTGCCATCTTGGTTTAAAGCTGTTACCACTACTTTTTTACCTGCATCATCATATTGTGGCGTTTGTAAAATATAGTTTTGGGGGTTTGGATAGCTTTTTAACTCTTCTCCATTTTGTGCACTTAGCTCAACCAAAGAAAATTGATTGTCATAACTCACCTTTACCACGATAATTTTTTTGCCATCGGCAGATAGGGCAGGAGAGAAGTATCTGCTCTTATGGGTTAACTGTTTAAAAGTTTTGTCTTTGAGGTTATAAATACAAATAACATTAAAAGATTGCTTGCCATATCTTTTATCCTGACGGTATTCATCCCAAACCAACAGATTAGCTGCATAATGCAAATTAGGCTCTAACTGAAAACCTATTCTTAAAAGTGTTTCTTCTTTTTTGTTTTTGATAAGCGTGATAGCAGGTGTTTCTGCATACGACTTT
This genomic window contains:
- a CDS encoding NAD(P)-dependent oxidoreductase, which produces MTKKIAFLGLGNMGIPIAQNLINAGHEVSIYNRSAVKAQQLTGNYFLANSPAEAVADKDFVFTMLADDNALNQICTGENGFILALKKGAIHISMSTIAPETSAILNDIHHKNGSIYLSSPVFGRPTAAAEAKLFICLSGQDEAKQLAKPLLEQVGQAVYDFGEDVKAANVLKLTGNFMIMASMETMAEAFTLAEKNGLDRKQVADFFGNTVFNAPIYKNYGTLIANNNYQPVGFKSTLGFKDARLASKMALDAEMPAPLLNLVYNRLLSAIAQGKGEQDWAESIAKGVSNDAGI